From Euwallacea similis isolate ESF13 chromosome 14, ESF131.1, whole genome shotgun sequence, one genomic window encodes:
- the MRP gene encoding multidrug resistance-associated protein 1 isoform X4 — MARSAIDRFCDSEFWNTSLTWETDDPDFTICFEKTVLVWIPCVFLWLFAGLEVYYIVSSIKKDIPWNWLNLTKLAVTSALNVLMISDFVWNLHKSRTDSTPNVDIFTPLLKLVSFLLSGLLLFYNRKNGIRSSGLQFLFWFLVSLFGAAQFRTEIRGAQRKDLPSSYYQHISYLVYYPLVVLMLLLNCFADQPPRETKYPNTQNPCPEDGASFVSRLIFAWFDKMTWTGFKKPLETKDLWDLNPADSAAEVVPIFEKHWQETLLKSKKIAPHARAQFKGDTGQIDFLPEKKTEASVLPALVRSFGLMFLFGASLKFIQDILMFISPQILGFIITFVRTGGYFWHGPLFAVLMFVTATIQTLILAQYFNRMFIVGMRIRTALVATIYRKSLKISNKARKERTAGEIVNLMAVDAQKFMDLTAYLNMIWSAPLQICLSMYFLWQELGPSVLAGLAVMIFLIPINGFIANKTKSLQMKQMKNKDERVKLMNEVLSGIKVLKLYAWEPSFEAQVLKIRDKEVKVLKQAAYLNAGTSFIWSCAPFLVSLVSFATYVLVDENNVLDASKAYVSISLFNILRFPLSMLPMMISNMVQTWVSVKRINTFMNAEELDPNTISHDSNEAEPLVIENGNFSWGSDDDSTLKNINIRIPHGTLSAIVGPVGSGKSSLICALLGEMDKVSGRVNTYGTVAYVAQQAWIQNATLKDNILFGKPFNKSMYDKVIEACALKPDFEMLPGGDQTEIGEKGINLSGGQKQRVSLARAVYADAEIYYLDDPLSAVDSHVGKHIFEQVLGPKGLLKRKTRVLVTHGITYLPHTDKIYVLNNGEISENGTYQELLDKKGAFAEFLLQHIQEQDEDEEALRIRSKLSESPELDELKTQLSRQLSELGEDVSRQFVRKRSRTSESKSDTGSNLALNGSLQRQKSQDSNKSPRKESKGVNGPVQGEKLIEVEKSETGSVSWQVYKHYLLSIGVVVVIITMFLNMLFQAFSIGSNVWLGVWADDKDMVDANGTVNISKRDLYLGVYGALGVGQAISVCSSEVNLTIACLNAAIAIHRSLLYNVLRQPMYFFEIRPFGRIVSRFSKDLTDIDIELPFNCYEVIESGLIVIGTLVVTSYTTPPFIIVILPIGLIYYFIQRFYVATSRQLKRLESVSRSPIYSHFGETVSGVQAIRAYGQQDRFTRESETKVDQNQICYYPSIISNRWLAVRLEMIGNFIILFAALFAVLGKNQLPGLVGLSITYCLQITQTLNWLVRMTSDVETNIVAVERIKEYAEVPSEAPWDIPGKIMPTSWPETGAVTFKDYSVRYRPGLELVLNGLNFTVKGGEKVGIVGRTGAGKSSLTLSLFRIIEASDGQIIIDGVNVASLGLHTLRSRLTIIPQDAVLFSGSLRMNLDPFDTHSDDDVWRSLELAHLKVFVKGLAAGLNHEVAEGGENLSVGQRQLVCLARALLRKTKILVLDEATAAVDLETDDLIQRTIKTEFKECTVLTIAHRLNTIMDSDRVIVLDKGRIVEFDTPSNLLTRPDSIFHGMCRDAGLA, encoded by the exons ATGGCTAGATCTGCAATTGACCGGTTCTGTGATTCTGAATTTTGG aatacATCACTCACCTGGGAGACTGATGACCCAGATTTCACAATATGCTTTGAAAAGACAGTTTTGGTGTGGATACCATGTGTGTTTCTGTGGCTATTTGCAGGCTTGGAAGTGTATTACATTGTGAGCAGCATCAAGAAAGACATCCCATGGAATTGGCTCAACTTGACAAAACTTGCTGTCACTAGTGCCTTGAATGTTTTAATGATTAGTGATTTTGTTTGGAATTTGCATAAATCCCGGACAGATTCTACACCAAATGTGGATATATTTACACCTTTGCTGAAGCTAGTGTCTTTT CTTCTCTCAGGGCTGCTTCTCTTTTACAACCGCAAAAATGGCATTCGTTCCTCGGGCCTCCAGTTTCTCTTCTGGTTTCTGGTGTCCCTCTTTGGGGCAGCCCAGTTCAGGACAGAAATCAGAGGGGCTCAAAGGAAAGATTTACCCTCGTCGTACTATCAACACATCAGCTACCTCGTGTACTACCCCTTGGTTGTGCTGATGCTCCTGCTGAACTGTTTTGCCGACCAGCCTCCAAGAGAGACCAAATATCCCAACACGCAG AATCCATGCCCTGAAGACGGCGCAAGCTTCGTATCTCGACTAATATTTGCTTGGTTTGACAAAATGACCTGGACCGGCTTCAAAAAACCTCTTGAAACCAAGGACTTGTGGGACTTAAATCCTGCGGATTCCGCTGCGGAAGTGGTGCCGATCTTTGAGAAGCACTGGCAGGAGACTTTACTAAagtcaaaaaa gATTGCCCCTCATGCCAGAGCACAATTTAAAGGAGACACTGGGCAAATAGATTTTCTACCTGAAAAAAAGACTGAAGCTTCTGTATTGCCTGCACTGGTTCGTTCCTTTGGGCTAATGTTCCTTTTCGGCGCCAGCTTGAAATTCATTCAAGACATTCTTATGTTCATCAGCCCTCAAATTTTAGG GTTCATAATCACATTCGTGAGAACTGGAGGCTACTTCTGGCACGGTCCCCTATTCGCAGTCCTAATGTTCGTAACTGCTACAATTCAAACCCTAATCTTGGCCCAGTATTTTAACCGAATGTTTATAGTGGGTATGCGAATTAGGACTGCCCTAGTAGCCACCATTTACAGGAAATCTCTTAAAATCTCGAATAAGGCTCGTAAAGAGAGAACTGCGGGCGAAATAGTAAATCTTATGGCGGTTGATGCCCAGAAATTTATGGATCTCACCGCCTATCTCAACATGATCTGGTCTGCCCCTTTGCAAATCTGCCTTTCCATGTACTTTTTATGGCAAGAATTGGGGCCCTCGGTTTTGGCCGGCCTGGCTGTAATGATATTTTTGATCCCGATAAACGGGTTTATCGCAAACAAAACCAAGAGTTTGCAAATGAAGCAAATGAAGAATAAGGATGAGAGGGTTAAATTAATGAACGAGGTTTTGAGTGGCATTAAAGTGCTCAAGTTGTACGCATGGGAGCCCAGTTTTGAGGCCCAAGTATTGAAGATCAGGGATAAAGAGGTTAAGGTGCTGAAACAAGCTGCGTATTTGAACGCAGGGACATCGTTTATTTGGTCTTGTGCTCCATTTTTG GTGTCACTGGTCAGTTTCGCTACTTACGTGTTAGTGGACGAGAACAATGTGCTCGATGCGAGCAAAGCGTACGTTTCTATATcgcttttcaatattttaaggtTCCCTCTCAGTATGTTGCCTATGATGATATCCAACATGGTTCAA ACTTGGGTGTCCGTTAAAAGAATAAACACATTCATGAACGCTGAAGAACTGGATCCCAATACCATTAGCCATGACTCTAATGAAG CCGAACCCTTGGTAATCGAGAACGGGAATTTTTCGTGGGGAAGCGATGATGATTCTACTTTGAAGAATATTAATATTAGAATCCCTCATGGAACTCTAAGTGCTATTGTGGGCCCCGTGGGGTCGGGCAAAAGCAGTCTTATTTGTGCTTTATTGGGAGAAATGGACAAAGTTTCAGGAAGA GTCAATACGTATGGAACAGTGGCATATGTGGCCCAGCAAGCCTGGATTCAAAACGCTACCCTAAAggacaatattttatttggaaaaccCTTTAATAAATCCATGTATGATAAAGTTATAGAGGCATGTGCATTGAAACCTGACTTTGAAATGCTTCCTGGCGGAGATCAGACTGAAATAGGAGAGAAGG gtataaACTTGTCAGGAGGGCAAAAACAGCGTGTAAGTTTGGCTAGGGCTGTTTACGCCGATGCTGAAATTTACTATTTGGATGATCCACTTAGTGCTGTAGATTCCCATGTAGGGAAGCACATTTTTGAACAAGTTTTAGGGCCGAAAG GATTGTTGAAACGTAAAACCCGAGTACTGGTAACTCACGGTATAACGTACTTACCACATACTGATAAAATctatgttttaaataatggagAAATCTCTGAAAACGGTACTTATCAGGAACTACTCGACAAAAAGGGCGCTTTTGCTGAGTTCTTGTTACAACACATTCAAGAACAGGATGAAGATGAGGAAG cGCTTCGAATTCGCAGTAAACTTTCAGAGAGTCCTG aactGGACGAACTTAAAACCCAACTCAGTCGTCAATTGAGTGAATTAGGCGAAGATGTGTCAAGACAGTTCGTTCGTAAGAGATCAAGAACATCTGAATCGAAATCGGATACCGGTTCAAATCTTGCTTTGAACGGATCTTTGCAGCGGCAAAAGTCGCAAGATAGCAACAAAAGTCCCAGAAAAG AGTCAAAAGGAGTCAATGGTCCTGTCCAAGGAGAAAAATTAATCGAAGtagaaaaatctgaaactGGTAGTGTCAGCTGGCAAGTTTACAAACATTATTTGTTGTCGATTGGTGTTGTTGTGGTTATTATTACGATGTTTTTGAACATGTTGTTTCAAGCGTTTAGCATTGGTTCGAACGTCTGGTTag gtGTATGGGCCGATGATAAAGATATGGTCGATGCAAATGGAACTGTGAATATATCCAAACGAGATTTGTATTTGGGGGTTTATGGTGCTTTAGGAGTTGGTCAGG CGATATCAGTTTGTTCTTCGGAGGTGAATTTAACAATAGCGTGTCTAAATGCTGCCATTGCAATTCACAGAAGTCTGCTCTACAACGTGCTTCGTCAGCCGAtgtattttttcgaaatccgACCATTCGGTAGAATCGTATCTCGATTTTCCAAGGATCTAACTGATATCGATATCGAGTTGCCATTTAACTGTTACGAGGTCATCGAGAGCGGGCTAATT GTGATCGGTACCCTAGTGGTGACCAGCTATACCACTCCACCCTTCATAATTGTAATACTTCCCATTGGCCTGATCTACTATTTCATTCAGCGTTTTTACGTGGCCACATCTAGGCAATTAAAACGACTGGAATCCGTCTCTAGATCTCCGATTTATTCCCATTTCGGGGAAACGGTGAGTGGTGTTCAGGCCATAAGGGCTTATGGCCAACAGGACAGATTCACAAGAGAATCCGAGACTAAAGTGGATCAGAACCAGATTTGTTATTATCCCAGCATTATATCAAATCGATGGTTGGCTGTCAGGTTGGAGAtgattggaaattttattatattgtttGCAGCATTATTTGCTGTTTTGGGGAAAAATCAATTGCCCGGTTTGGTGGGGCTATCCATCACGTATTGTTTGCAG ATCACGCAAACTCTCAATTGGTTGGTCCGAATGACCTCCGATGTCGAGACAAATATTGTGGCTGTAGAACGAATTAAAGAGTACGCTGAAGTACCTTCAGAGGCCCCTTGGGATATTCCCGGTAAAATTATGCCCACTTCATGGCCTGAGACcg GTGCAGTCACGTTTAAAGATTATTCAGTGCGCTATCGCCCAGGATTGGAATTAGTTTTGAATGGACTAAATTTCACCGTTAAAGGAGGTGAAAAGGTTGGAATTGTCGGCAGGACTGGAGCGGGAAAATCCAGCTTAACCCTCTCATTGTTTAG GATTATTGAAGCGTCAGATGGACAAATTATAATCGATGGAGTTAATGTGGCTAGCCTGGGCCTGCATACTTTGAGGTCTCGTTTGACGATTATTCCTCAGGACGCGGTCCTATTTTCGGGCTCCCTCAGAATGAATTTGGACCCGTTTGATACACATAGCGATGATGATGTGTGGAGGTCTTTGGAGCTGGCTCATCTTAAGGTATTCGTGAAAG GTTTAGCGGCGGGCCTGAATCATGAAGTCGCCGAAGGAGGCGAGAACCTCTCGGTAGGTCAGCGTCAGTTAGTCTGTCTAGCCCGAGCTCTTTTACggaaaaccaaaattttggTTCTCGATGAAGCCACAGCTGCAGTGGACTTAGAAACGGACGATTTGATTCAAAGAACCATCAAAACAGAGTTCAAAGAGTGCACAGTTTTAACTATCGCCCATCGGTTGAACACCATAATGGACTCTGATAGGGTGATTGTATTGGATAAAGGGAGGATAGTGGAGTTCGATACTCCTTCTAATTTACTTACACGTCCTGATAGTATATTCCACGGCATGTGTAGGGACGCAGGGTTGGCCTAA